The Lepisosteus oculatus isolate fLepOcu1 chromosome 4, fLepOcu1.hap2, whole genome shotgun sequence genome window below encodes:
- the LOC102688692 gene encoding NACHT, LRR and PYD domains-containing protein 3-like: MSGAEFADRHRAALIQRVTQVGPLADELLSVGMIHQESYSRVLAAATPQDRMRELYSALDSGGETVKDAFYSVLQRDYSHLVHDLDPSAGRLLAPASQTPLTGWLQTLRDKHKAALKRRFEVVSEGVAQPGEQTLLDDVFTHVWITEGSSAEVDRGHEVRQLETVSRSRTPALRRIRCADIFTPMPGQARPIRTVLMKGVAGIGKTFSVRKFIHDWAARRENQDIDFVFFFPFCELNLIRSEISLLELVQCFCPEIQSSHVFDQCKVLFVFDGLDETRLPLKFRMNQRWSDSRKPTSVDTLFTNLLKGNLLIEASVWITSRPAAAGLIPAELVSRVTEVQGFEDQQKEEYIRKKCGNEALAEDVIAHIKTLRSLHMMCYVPVFCWIVVTVLEHTLEADNRDNPRTLTDFYTNFLLVLLTAKEEKEKKENVLEANKEAILKLGRLAFESLEESNIVFYDKDLKEYGIDINNSSLYSGVCREIFKQNSSLFQEKAYCFLHLTVQEYFAALYVFGSYQKSNINPLKKTFGDFPTFGKKSLFSLNEAALIKANKSRNGHLDLFVRFLLGMGMETNQDLLKGFLSNTEDHSSDIEKTAGFIKKLIRETSSPERCLNLFHCLSELKDKSLMDEFNATLETGKLSRQRLSPSQCSALAYFSLLSESEIDDLDMSQYATSEECARRLLPLAKISKSLRMLSCGLTERCCEDLASNLQSPHCRLRELDLSYNSLGDSGVNMLSAALRESSCELEKLKLEDCRLTERCCGPLASALQAPRSRLTELDLSYNKLGDSGVKLLSAALQGPRCNLTILSLSDCGLSARACEDLASAIASPDFCLRVLDLSSNRLGDSGAKLLFAVLRNPDCKLRSLGLSDCGLTDRCCRDLAWTLHSEHYSLRVLNLGENNLGDTAVKLLSAALRDPNSKLTSLRY, from the exons ATGTCAG GCGCTGAGTTCGCAGATCGCCACAGGGCTGCCCTCATCCAGCGGGTGACCCAGGTCGGACCGCTGGCGGATGAGCTGCTCTCAGTGGGCATGATCCACCAGGAGAGCTACTCCAGGGTCCTCGCTGCGGCCACCCCTCAGGACAGAATGAGAGAGCTGTACTCAGCCCTGGACTCCGGGGGAGAGACCGTGAAAGACGCATTTTACTCAGTCCTGCAGAGAGACTACAGTCACCTCGTCCACGACCTGG ATCCCTCAGCGGGACGTCTCCTTGCTCCAGCTTCACAAACGCCCCTCACAG GGTGGCTGCAGACGCTGAGAGACAAACACAAGGCAGCCCTGAAGAGGAGGTTTGAAGTCGTGTCTGAGGGGGTTGCTCAGCCGGGAGAGCAGACCCTCCTGGATGACGTCTTCACACACGTGTGGATAACGGAGGGCAGCTCTGCCGAGGTGGACCGTGGGCACGAGGTCAGGCAGCTGGAGACCGTCTCCAGGAGCAGGACGCCGGCGCTGCGCCGCATCAGGTGCGCCGATATCTTCACGCCGATGCCGGGGCAGGCCAGACCCATCAGGACCGTCCTGATGAAGGGAGTCGCGGGCATCGGGAAGACGTTCTCCGTGCGGAAATTCATTCACGACTGGGCCGCCAGGCGCGAGAACCAGGACATCGACTTCGTTTTCTTCTTCCCGTTCTGCGAGTTGAACTTGATCAGGTCGGAAATTAGTTTACTGGAGCTGGTTCAGTGTTTCTGCCCGGAGATCCAGTCTTCTCACGTGTTTGACCAGTGCAAGGTCTTGTTCGTCTTCGATGGACTGGACGAAACCAGGCTTCCTCTGAAGTTCAGGATGAACCAGAGGTGGTCGGACTCAAGAAAGCCGACGTCAGTGGACACCCTCTTCACAAACCTCCTCAAGGGGAACCTCCTGATCGAGGCCTCGGTCTGGATCACGTCCAGGCCGGCCGCGGCCGGTCTGATCCCTGCGGAGCTCGTCAGCAGGGTGACGGAGGTGCAGGGCTTTGAAGACCAGCAGAAGGAAGAGTACATCCGGAAGAAGTGTGGAAACGAAGCTCTGGCAGAAGACGTCATCGCTCATATAAAGACCCTCAGGAGTCTCCACATGATGTGCTATGTCCCTGTTTTCTGCTGGATTGTAGTAACGGTTTTGGAGCACACATTGGAAGCGGACAACAGGGACAATCCAAGGACATTGACTGATTTCTATACAAACTTCCTTCTTGTCCTACTGACAGCCAAGGAagagaaggaaaagaaagagaatgtCCTTGAAGCGAACAAGGAAGCGATTCTTAAACTGGGAAGGCTGGCATTTGAAAGTCTGGAAGAAAGCAACATTGTATTTTATGACAAAGATCTGAAAGAATACGGCATCGATATAAACAATTCTTCGCTTTATTCAGGGGTGTGTAGGGAAATATTCAAACAAAATTCATCCTTATTTCAGGAAAAGGCCTACTGCTTTTTACATCTGACCGTCCAGGAGTATTTTGCAGCTCTGTATGTTTTCGGTTCCTATCAAAAAAGCAATATTAACCCACTGAAGAAAACATTTGGGGACTTTCCCACTTTTGGGAAAAAGTCCTTGTTCAGTTTGAATGAAGCTGCTCTGATTAAGGCCAACAAGAGCAGAAATGGCCACCTTGATCTCTTTGTCCGATTCCTGCTGGGAATGGGAATGGAGACGAACCAGGATCTGTTGAAGGGATTTCTGTCAAACACAGAAGACCACTCCAGTGACATCGAGAAGACAGCGGGATTCATCAAGAAGCTCATTAGAGAAACCTCCTCTCCTGAAAGATGCCTGAACCTTTTCCACTGTCTGAGTGAACTGAAGGACAAGTCATTAATGGATGAATTTAACGCCACTCTGGAAACAGGAAAACTCTCAAGGCAAAGACTCTCCCCCTCCCAGTGTTCCGCACTCgcctatttctccctgctgtctGAGAGTGAGATCGATGACCTGGACATGAGCCAGTACGCTACGTCCGAAGAGTGTGCTCGGAGACTGCTGCCTCTGGCAAAGATATCAAAATCTCTAAG GATGCTGAGCTGTGGCCTGACAGAGCGATGctgtgaagatctggcctctAACCTTCAGTCACCACACTGCCGCCTCAGGGAGCTGGATCTGAGCTACAACAGCCTGGGGGACTCAGGAGTGAACATGCTGTCCGCGGCTCTGAGGGAGTCCAGCTGTGAATTAGAAAAACTGAA GTTGGAGGACTGCAGACTCACGGAGAGATGCTGTGGGCCCCTGGCCTCCGCGCTCCAGGCTCCGCGCTCCAGGCTGACAGAGCTGGACCTGAGTTACAATAAACTGGGCGACTCAGGGGTGAAGCTCTTGTCCGCAGCCCTGCAGGGTCCCAGGTGTAACTTAACGATCCTGAG CCTGTCAGACTGTGGGCTTTCAGCAAGAGCttgtgaagatctggcctctgcCATCGCGTCGCCAGACTTCTGCCTGCGAGTGCTGGACCTGAGCTCCAACAGGCTGGGGGACTCGGGGGCCAAGCTGCTGTTCGCAGTCCTGAGGAACCCCGACTGTAAATTAAGGTCTCTTGG GCTGTCAGACTGTGGGCTCACAGACAGGTGCTGCAGAGACCTGGCCTGGACTCTTCACTCAGAACACTACAGTCTCCGAGTGCTGAACCTGGGAGAGAATAACCTGGGGGACACCGCGGTGAAGCTGCTGTCCGCAGCTCTGCGGGACCCCAATTCGAAATTAACATCATTGAGATACT AA